In Janthinobacterium rivuli, a single genomic region encodes these proteins:
- a CDS encoding AraC family transcriptional regulator codes for MPLNQQGDPSIAAHHQPALVLDYARSRELAVAPLLKGTGLDGGALPSAESQVSAAQYLQLLANVARGLDSADTSFMLGQQMLPGHYGAASHALLQAQNLRQALSILCDFHTLLCPLLQPRLRAAGDMHVLYWVDAFGAPSQLPFLVEMHMTALAAMCRWLAGESLPWRFCFNRARPRHVEQHEVHLGQALRFDCQVDAMLIDTSWLDKPWPRGNATAAALALRAAALAPVPAASLLGALYDYLLANIRCAPTLERTAQEFGVSPATLKRHLARHGTHFQAELDQVRAHKAIYLFQAHGYDNDAVAAYLGFHDATNFRRSFKRWTGQTPQLLRHALALFVAG; via the coding sequence ATGCCGCTGAACCAGCAGGGCGATCCCAGCATCGCGGCCCACCACCAGCCGGCGCTGGTGCTCGATTACGCGCGCAGCCGCGAACTGGCCGTGGCGCCGCTGCTCAAGGGTACGGGTCTCGACGGCGGCGCGCTGCCGTCTGCGGAAAGCCAGGTCAGCGCCGCACAATACCTGCAATTGCTGGCCAACGTGGCGCGCGGCCTGGACAGTGCCGACACCAGCTTCATGCTGGGCCAGCAAATGCTGCCCGGCCATTACGGCGCGGCCAGCCACGCCTTGCTGCAGGCGCAGAATCTGCGCCAGGCCTTGAGCATCCTGTGCGACTTTCATACCTTGCTGTGTCCGCTGCTGCAGCCGCGTTTGCGCGCAGCGGGCGACATGCATGTGCTGTACTGGGTCGATGCGTTCGGCGCGCCGAGCCAGTTGCCTTTTCTGGTGGAAATGCACATGACGGCGCTGGCGGCCATGTGCCGCTGGCTGGCGGGAGAATCCTTGCCGTGGCGCTTCTGCTTCAACCGCGCGCGGCCCCGCCACGTGGAGCAGCATGAAGTGCATCTGGGCCAGGCCCTGCGTTTCGATTGCCAGGTCGACGCCATGCTCATCGATACCAGCTGGCTCGACAAGCCCTGGCCGCGCGGCAATGCGACGGCGGCCGCGCTGGCCTTGCGCGCGGCGGCGCTGGCGCCCGTGCCCGCCGCCAGCCTGCTCGGCGCGCTGTACGACTATCTGCTGGCGAACATCCGCTGCGCGCCCACGCTGGAGCGTACGGCGCAGGAATTCGGCGTCAGTCCCGCCACCTTGAAGCGCCACCTGGCGCGCCATGGTACGCATTTTCAGGCCGAGCTGGACCAGGTGCGCGCGCACAAGGCGATTTATCTGTTCCAGGCGCATGGCTACGACAACGATGCCGTGGCCGCCTACCTTGGCTTTCATGATGCCACCAACTTCCGCCGCTCGTTCAAGCGCTGGACAGGGCAAACGCCGCAGTTGCTGCGTCACGCGCTGGCCTTGTTCGTCGCTGGATGA
- a CDS encoding GGDEF domain-containing protein → MLPLHRNSLIAAALALPLFLFLYATLGHPKPIAVWKWMDIVCEGGTAVMAGIWFLFTLSSRPRGLVTSLIAGGLCAIMLGSWADCLDEFFAVDKSAVWDNWLEALIPFGMLVLTIGMYYWRQEQFRLNEHLQKRERLFRDHRAFDRITQLADASYLRTQMRLEQERRPGLDCALVLLDIDSFHLINREYGHREGDRVLQAVGHMLLLNLRNDDLLCRYAGDRFAVLMPGVSREDAAVKARHLCAMVGQMRHHANDNREIRLSLRHACSLTDGVPEVVLAELSRAVETPRSGAGISAAAPA, encoded by the coding sequence ATGCTGCCATTGCACCGTAACAGCCTGATTGCCGCCGCACTGGCCTTGCCCTTGTTCTTGTTCCTGTACGCCACTTTAGGGCACCCTAAACCGATTGCCGTCTGGAAGTGGATGGATATCGTCTGCGAAGGCGGCACGGCCGTCATGGCAGGCATCTGGTTTTTGTTTACCCTCAGCAGCCGTCCGCGCGGACTGGTGACGAGTTTGATCGCGGGCGGCCTGTGCGCCATCATGCTGGGCTCCTGGGCCGATTGCCTCGATGAATTCTTTGCTGTCGACAAGAGCGCCGTGTGGGATAACTGGCTCGAAGCCTTGATTCCGTTTGGCATGCTGGTGCTGACGATCGGCATGTACTACTGGCGCCAAGAACAGTTCCGCCTGAACGAGCACCTGCAAAAGCGCGAGCGCCTGTTCCGCGACCACCGCGCCTTCGACCGCATCACGCAGCTGGCCGACGCCAGCTATCTGCGCACGCAGATGCGCCTGGAGCAGGAGCGCCGGCCCGGCCTCGATTGCGCGCTGGTCTTGCTCGACATCGACAGCTTTCATTTGATTAATCGCGAATACGGCCACCGCGAAGGCGACCGCGTGCTGCAAGCCGTCGGCCACATGCTGCTGCTGAACTTGCGCAATGACGATTTGCTGTGCCGCTATGCGGGCGACCGCTTTGCCGTGCTGATGCCCGGCGTATCGCGCGAGGATGCGGCCGTGAAGGCGCGCCACCTGTGCGCCATGGTGGGGCAGATGCGCCACCACGCCAACGATAACCGTGAAATCCGCCTGAGCTTGCGGCATGCCTGCTCGCTCACCGATGGTGTGCCGGAAGTGGTGCTGGCCGAGCTGAGCCGGGCCGTGGAAACGCCGCGCTCCGGTGCCGGGATCAGTGCCGCCGCACCTGCCTGA